A single region of the Lysinibacillus sp. B2A1 genome encodes:
- the ypdA gene encoding YpdA family putative bacillithiol disulfide reductase, translating into MQQADAIIVGGGPCGLAAAIALQNIGLQPIVIEKGNIVNAIYNYPTHQTFFSTSERLAIGDVPFIIEGRKPKRNQALVYYREVVRLKNIQVNRFERVNSVKKNDALFTVTTDKEIYETPYVVIATGYYDNPNYLNIKGEQLSKVFHYFKEGHEFFDTDVLVIGGKNSAVDAALELNKAGARVTVVYRGNEYSSSIKPWVLPEFDGVVRNGEVKMHFNTNVLEIREHEVVLETDGQEEILKNDFVFAMTGYHPDHSFIRAMGVFIDDETGRPFVTPETMETNIEGLFIAGVIAAGNNANEIFIENGRFHGDCIAQTIAKRTK; encoded by the coding sequence ATGCAGCAAGCAGATGCCATCATTGTTGGAGGCGGCCCATGTGGATTAGCAGCAGCAATAGCTTTGCAAAATATTGGATTACAGCCAATAGTGATTGAAAAAGGAAACATTGTCAACGCGATTTACAATTATCCTACACATCAAACCTTTTTTAGTACAAGTGAACGTCTGGCTATCGGAGATGTGCCTTTTATTATTGAAGGACGCAAGCCAAAACGAAATCAAGCACTTGTGTACTATCGAGAAGTTGTGCGATTAAAAAATATTCAGGTAAATCGCTTTGAAAGAGTGAATAGCGTGAAGAAAAATGACGCTTTGTTTACAGTTACAACAGATAAAGAAATATATGAAACGCCCTATGTTGTGATAGCAACTGGCTACTATGACAATCCCAATTATTTAAATATTAAGGGAGAGCAATTATCGAAAGTCTTCCATTATTTTAAAGAAGGACACGAATTTTTTGATACGGATGTGTTAGTGATAGGTGGTAAAAATTCAGCGGTGGATGCTGCGCTAGAGTTAAATAAAGCCGGCGCACGTGTAACAGTTGTCTATCGTGGCAATGAGTACTCATCTAGCATCAAGCCATGGGTATTACCAGAATTTGATGGGGTAGTACGAAATGGAGAAGTGAAGATGCACTTCAATACAAATGTGCTAGAAATTCGTGAGCATGAGGTCGTTTTAGAGACAGATGGCCAAGAAGAAATTTTAAAAAATGATTTTGTATTTGCAATGACTGGGTATCATCCGGATCATTCGTTTATTCGAGCTATGGGCGTATTTATTGATGATGAAACAGGTCGTCCATTTGTTACACCAGAGACGATGGAAACGAATATTGAGGGATTATTTATTGCTGGTGTGATTGCAGCAGGAAATAATGCCAATGAGATTTTTATCGAGAATGGTCGCTTCCATGGCGATTGTATTGCACAAACGATTGCTAAAAGAACAAAATAA
- a CDS encoding glycerol-3-phosphate acyltransferase, with product MSGVYWLLSYLIGNFMTAFFVGKAYGINLQEERSKNLGARNAGSVIGKAAFVWTFLGDSLKGVAVVLLGRLWHLDEWVINVGVTCVIIGHLFPVWLKFNGGKGVATFIGVGLALSPGLFFWMILGTALMLALTRSLTLGMVGGFVLYSAAIVQTGNFQLYIPILIAMLCMLIKHIPNIKESLEKGK from the coding sequence TTGAGTGGGGTGTACTGGCTTTTAAGTTATTTAATAGGAAACTTTATGACGGCTTTTTTCGTTGGAAAAGCATATGGGATTAACCTTCAAGAAGAAAGAAGTAAAAACTTAGGTGCCCGTAATGCAGGGAGTGTAATTGGCAAAGCGGCATTTGTATGGACATTTTTGGGCGACTCGCTGAAGGGTGTAGCAGTCGTTCTCCTAGGACGTTTATGGCATCTTGACGAGTGGGTCATAAATGTGGGAGTGACCTGTGTTATTATCGGCCATTTATTCCCTGTTTGGTTGAAATTTAACGGTGGAAAAGGAGTAGCTACTTTTATTGGGGTCGGCCTCGCTCTTTCGCCAGGTCTATTTTTCTGGATGATTTTAGGAACTGCACTTATGCTTGCCCTTACTAGAAGTCTAACCCTTGGTATGGTTGGAGGATTTGTCTTATATAGCGCGGCTATTGTCCAAACTGGAAATTTTCAACTATACATACCGATACTCATTGCGATGCTTTGTATGCTGATCAAGCATATACCAAATATTAAGGAATCATTAGAAAAAGGGAAGTGA
- a CDS encoding GNAT family N-acetyltransferase, translated as MYWCKIAHTDKEFEAIARLNYETFVEEIPQHEPNSAKKKVDRFHQENTYLVVYKGSELIGMVAFRDQRPFSIDEKIGKVEQYLSPAQCAKLCEIRLLAVKKAYRTGRVLLKLSQALNAFAYEKGYTAAVISGTTREEKLYKQIGFKQFAPAVGTKDAMFLPMLLTRQQFEQSFQHRLVTGGHTFYPGPVKQEGSIEYSDLSHRTAAFQSLYERVTSKLLQLSEAHNVAIVVGTGTLANEVMLGQLKAQQLGRGIILTNGEFGERLRKQAERWTLDFDVVEQEWGQAFDFANIDALLQKECYQWLLAVHGETSTGTCNNLEQLVQLTKCYDIKLCVDCISTFGALPFSLKDCYLATAVSGKAIGGLSGLAFVFSQKHMKPSTSLPAYLDLANYQQGAIPFTLPATLVRNVEAALQAYPARYELLQQRFETLLQLPFMHYKLSTTYYPMLITLKCPKALSHLRTDLTLNQLFVHGDSRYLRENDFIQLSVIQPDFEQAIVRLEEILGYYQQVVKA; from the coding sequence ATGTACTGGTGCAAAATAGCCCATACTGATAAAGAGTTTGAAGCGATTGCTCGTTTAAATTATGAAACCTTTGTGGAGGAAATTCCGCAACATGAACCTAATTCTGCAAAAAAGAAGGTCGACCGCTTTCATCAGGAAAATACATATCTCGTTGTCTATAAAGGAAGTGAATTAATTGGGATGGTAGCCTTTCGAGATCAACGACCATTTTCCATTGATGAAAAGATTGGAAAGGTGGAACAATATTTATCACCAGCACAATGTGCCAAGCTTTGCGAAATTCGTTTACTTGCTGTAAAGAAGGCTTATCGAACAGGGCGAGTACTATTAAAATTATCACAAGCTTTGAATGCCTTTGCCTATGAGAAGGGATATACGGCAGCTGTCATTTCTGGCACAACTCGTGAAGAAAAGCTATATAAACAAATAGGATTCAAGCAATTTGCACCTGCTGTCGGGACAAAGGATGCTATGTTTTTACCAATGTTATTAACTAGACAGCAATTTGAACAGTCCTTCCAGCATAGACTTGTAACTGGAGGTCATACATTTTATCCAGGTCCAGTTAAGCAGGAGGGCTCGATAGAATATTCAGATCTATCTCATCGCACCGCTGCATTTCAATCCCTTTATGAACGTGTGACATCTAAGCTCCTGCAACTATCTGAGGCTCACAATGTTGCCATCGTTGTTGGGACTGGTACATTAGCGAATGAAGTGATGCTTGGACAACTAAAAGCACAGCAATTAGGACGAGGAATTATTTTAACAAATGGAGAATTTGGAGAACGTTTACGCAAGCAGGCGGAGCGTTGGACATTGGATTTTGATGTAGTTGAGCAGGAATGGGGGCAAGCTTTTGATTTTGCGAATATTGATGCATTGCTACAAAAGGAATGTTATCAGTGGTTGCTTGCTGTACATGGTGAAACCTCAACAGGTACTTGTAATAACTTAGAGCAGCTTGTGCAGCTAACAAAATGTTACGATATCAAGCTCTGCGTTGATTGTATTAGCACTTTTGGGGCGTTGCCATTCTCTTTAAAGGATTGTTATCTAGCAACAGCTGTGAGTGGCAAGGCAATAGGTGGATTAAGCGGCCTAGCATTTGTTTTTTCACAGAAACATATGAAGCCTTCAACTTCGTTACCAGCTTATTTGGATTTAGCGAACTATCAGCAGGGAGCCATTCCGTTCACATTGCCTGCAACCTTGGTTAGAAATGTAGAAGCGGCACTTCAGGCATATCCAGCACGCTATGAACTGCTACAGCAGCGTTTTGAGACTCTACTGCAGCTACCGTTCATGCACTATAAATTATCAACAACTTATTACCCAATGCTCATCACGTTAAAATGTCCGAAGGCACTGTCACATTTACGTACAGATTTAACCTTAAATCAACTATTTGTTCATGGAGATAGCCGTTATTTACGTGAAAATGATTTCATTCAGCTATCGGTTATCCAACCAGATTTTGAACAAGCCATTGTTCGACTCGAAGAGATTTTGGGCTATTATCAACAGGTAGTTAAAGCATAA
- a CDS encoding L-asparaginase has protein sequence MKKTILLIHTGGTISMAMSDEGAVMPNKENPLMQESSKLDSLATIIETEAFNLPSPHITPKEMLLLRNLIIDKVSVETIDGVVITHGTDTLEETAYFLELTTDLSIPIVLTGAMRSSNELGADGIYNLMEAVRVAVDEEAREKGVLVVMNDEVHLAVNTTKTSTSSVNTFQSPQYGPIGLITKSRILFHHAPIRRQYVDIQGLSKRVAMLKVYAGMEVDLLDVVLACKYDGVVLEGLGQGNVPPTVVKGIESLLERGIPVILVSRCFNGIAEGVYGYVGGGKMLEDLGAIFATGINGQKARLKLLIGLNKSGTPLNLKDFFM, from the coding sequence ATGAAAAAAACAATTTTATTAATTCATACAGGTGGCACAATATCTATGGCAATGAGTGACGAGGGTGCTGTCATGCCAAATAAGGAAAATCCTCTTATGCAAGAAAGCAGCAAGCTCGACTCATTAGCAACGATTATTGAAACGGAAGCCTTTAACCTTCCATCACCACATATCACTCCAAAAGAAATGCTACTATTACGCAATCTAATAATTGATAAAGTATCAGTGGAAACAATTGATGGCGTTGTGATCACACACGGAACAGATACATTAGAAGAAACAGCTTATTTTTTAGAGCTGACAACTGATTTATCGATTCCTATTGTCTTAACAGGTGCAATGCGCTCTTCCAATGAACTTGGTGCAGACGGAATTTACAATTTAATGGAAGCAGTACGTGTAGCTGTAGATGAAGAAGCGCGTGAAAAAGGTGTGCTTGTTGTCATGAATGACGAGGTCCATCTCGCTGTCAATACGACAAAGACAAGCACTAGTTCTGTGAATACCTTCCAATCACCTCAATATGGACCCATCGGTCTTATTACAAAATCAAGAATATTATTCCATCATGCACCTATCCGCCGCCAATATGTTGATATACAAGGGTTATCAAAACGAGTGGCCATGCTGAAAGTCTATGCAGGCATGGAAGTCGATTTACTAGATGTTGTCCTCGCATGTAAATATGATGGCGTAGTGTTAGAAGGACTTGGACAGGGCAATGTACCTCCAACCGTTGTGAAGGGAATTGAGAGCTTATTAGAACGTGGTATTCCTGTTATACTCGTTTCCCGTTGTTTTAATGGTATTGCAGAAGGTGTTTACGGCTATGTAGGCGGTGGCAAAATGTTAGAAGACCTAGGCGCTATATTTGCCACTGGTATTAATGGACAAAAGGCGCGATTAAAATTATTAATAGGGCTCAATAAATCAGGTACTCCACTTAACTTAAAAGATTTTTTCATGTAA
- a CDS encoding PrsW family intramembrane metalloprotease yields MIILLSAAIAPGLALFSYFYLRNQMATEPRKTLLQTFLYGAFLTFPILFLQYVLTEEGVFQYLYLQDVVFSSVVEEFFKWFVLLIAIYNHVEFDDPYDGILYGASVSLGFATVENILYLFSFGLDTAFMRALLPVSSHALFGVVMGYYYGRAKFSKHAKTNEMIAMALCAPVVLHILYNTILSFKGYWVYLMIPFMLFLWWFGLRKVKLAHYHLVQHLHMHKKI; encoded by the coding sequence ATGATCATTTTATTATCAGCTGCCATTGCTCCCGGTCTAGCGCTTTTTAGTTATTTCTATTTGCGCAATCAGATGGCAACGGAGCCAAGAAAAACCTTACTTCAAACGTTTTTGTATGGTGCATTTTTAACATTTCCTATCTTGTTTTTACAATATGTTCTAACAGAGGAAGGGGTTTTTCAATATCTTTATCTACAGGATGTTGTTTTTTCTAGTGTAGTTGAAGAATTTTTTAAATGGTTTGTGCTTTTAATCGCAATCTACAATCATGTTGAATTTGATGATCCCTATGATGGCATACTGTATGGTGCAAGTGTATCGCTTGGTTTTGCAACGGTTGAAAATATATTATATTTATTTTCATTCGGTTTAGATACGGCATTTATGCGAGCTTTATTGCCTGTATCAAGCCATGCCTTGTTCGGTGTTGTAATGGGCTATTATTATGGACGTGCCAAATTCTCGAAGCATGCAAAGACGAATGAAATGATTGCTATGGCGCTTTGTGCACCGGTAGTATTACACATTTTATATAATACAATATTATCATTTAAAGGTTACTGGGTATATTTAATGATACCTTTTATGCTATTTTTATGGTGGTTTGGCCTAAGAAAAGTGAAACTTGCTCACTATCACCTTGTGCAGCATTTGCATATGCATAAAAAAATATAA
- the sleB gene encoding spore cortex-lytic enzyme: MRLLSIVFALILAISIFTIPQNDAIAFTEQQITRGAYGDDVIELQARLQYLGFYKSKIDGKFGYNTYWALRNFQEKYGLPVDGIAGAKTKKTLSGYSDYDEGWVKAQLNAGNQFTYFGGVPLEQQVKNTTGNSGGGGGKSSGSSNNNGTQTQVPPKYTERDLQLIANAVYGEARGEPYEGQVAVAAVILNRLESPDFPNTISGIIFQPLAFTAVADGQIWLEPNQRAKEAVIDAMNGWDPSENALYYFNPKTATSKWIWSRPQIKQIGEHIFCS, from the coding sequence ATGCGTTTATTAAGCATAGTTTTTGCTTTGATACTAGCGATAAGTATATTTACAATTCCGCAAAATGACGCCATTGCATTTACTGAGCAGCAGATTACTCGTGGTGCTTATGGAGATGATGTCATTGAGTTACAAGCAAGGCTACAATACTTAGGGTTTTATAAAAGTAAAATTGATGGCAAATTTGGTTATAACACATATTGGGCTTTGCGAAATTTTCAAGAAAAATATGGTTTACCAGTGGATGGAATTGCTGGGGCTAAAACAAAAAAAACATTATCTGGATATTCTGACTATGATGAAGGATGGGTAAAAGCCCAATTAAATGCAGGCAATCAATTTACCTATTTTGGTGGCGTACCGTTGGAACAGCAGGTTAAGAATACTACTGGCAACAGTGGAGGCGGTGGCGGTAAAAGCAGTGGTAGTAGTAATAATAATGGCACTCAAACACAAGTTCCTCCTAAGTATACAGAAAGAGATTTACAGCTAATAGCAAATGCGGTTTATGGTGAAGCACGGGGGGAGCCTTATGAGGGACAGGTAGCGGTAGCAGCTGTTATTTTAAATCGCTTGGAAAGTCCTGATTTCCCAAATACAATTTCCGGTATCATATTCCAACCTTTAGCGTTTACAGCAGTGGCAGATGGGCAAATTTGGCTAGAGCCAAACCAACGAGCAAAAGAAGCAGTCATTGATGCTATGAATGGCTGGGATCCGTCAGAAAATGCCCTTTATTATTTTAATCCGAAAACAGCTACAAGTAAGTGGATTTGGTCACGACCACAAATTAAACAAATTGGAGAACATATTTTCTGTTCATAG
- a CDS encoding sporulation protein translates to MKTMLAILTAAVIGLGAYSIHIHGEKESLQRTVLAQYTDKLTDASEKLSHLQRSVSQSLLFQDDQAIHNELDSVWRLSSDVRSSISNIPIGQELSNQWLSYLGRLGDEAKKTAKTGDYQAWREKMPQISTNLQSLSDEWSAATVDFYKNNGKMDVWLRQVDHKNPNTTFDNVQKTLKDYSEKDFPLTLSESDWQKKIELKALQDSVITEKEALEKVKNMFPIIKDATFTVTKSSDTAPYPFYHIQFHQGIRLGYVDLTEKGGHLLSYLVERPVDEARLSQDEIMKKAEEHLKRLGINDVAFVESRENHQAWHVTFARVHPGDNAVIYADGVQLKLAKDTGELLGANAMEYIQEETIKQQTAKPIDWKTFFDKDVKVEEVKNIYTDNGQFEQRLCYEVIAVRDGESPETFRIVIDAENHNVLKVEYLT, encoded by the coding sequence ATGAAAACCATGCTTGCTATACTTACAGCAGCCGTTATTGGCTTAGGTGCATACAGCATTCATATACATGGAGAAAAGGAAAGCTTACAACGTACCGTACTTGCCCAGTATACTGATAAATTAACGGATGCCTCAGAGAAGTTATCTCATCTACAACGCTCTGTTTCACAATCTCTGTTGTTTCAGGATGATCAAGCCATTCACAATGAGTTAGATTCTGTGTGGCGATTAAGCTCCGATGTTAGATCGTCCATATCGAATATTCCTATTGGTCAGGAACTTTCTAACCAATGGCTAAGTTACTTAGGGCGTCTAGGAGATGAAGCAAAGAAAACAGCTAAAACAGGAGATTACCAAGCGTGGCGTGAAAAAATGCCACAGATCTCTACAAATTTACAATCACTTTCGGATGAATGGTCAGCAGCAACAGTCGATTTTTATAAGAATAACGGTAAAATGGATGTTTGGCTGAGACAAGTAGATCATAAAAATCCAAATACAACATTTGATAATGTTCAAAAAACACTAAAAGATTACAGTGAAAAAGATTTCCCATTGACATTAAGTGAGTCCGATTGGCAGAAAAAAATAGAGCTAAAAGCATTACAAGATTCCGTTATTACGGAAAAGGAAGCATTAGAAAAAGTGAAAAATATGTTCCCTATCATTAAGGATGCCACATTTACAGTGACGAAAAGTAGTGATACAGCACCATATCCGTTTTATCATATCCAATTCCACCAAGGGATTCGTCTAGGATATGTGGACTTAACCGAAAAGGGCGGACATTTATTATCCTATTTAGTTGAGCGACCTGTAGACGAGGCAAGGCTTTCGCAAGATGAGATTATGAAAAAGGCTGAAGAACATTTAAAACGACTTGGTATAAATGATGTGGCATTTGTAGAATCTCGTGAAAACCATCAAGCTTGGCATGTCACATTTGCACGTGTGCACCCTGGCGATAATGCAGTCATTTATGCAGATGGCGTTCAGTTAAAACTAGCGAAGGATACTGGAGAGTTGCTTGGCGCGAATGCAATGGAATATATTCAGGAAGAGACAATTAAACAACAAACCGCAAAACCAATTGACTGGAAAACATTCTTCGACAAGGATGTTAAAGTGGAGGAAGTAAAAAATATTTATACAGATAATGGTCAATTTGAACAGCGTCTTTGTTATGAAGTGATTGCGGTTCGAGATGGTGAATCACCTGAAACCTTCAGGATTGTCATTGATGCTGAAAATCACAATGTTTTAAAGGTGGAATATTTAACTTAA
- a CDS encoding glycosyltransferase, translated as MEIKIGTLLQLEPTYTERVEKFRCKVVEQKDNILYIDYPINIETKKTAFLIDGSEFRVTFRTEDKQSFAFNTEVIGRKAGNVPMIMLHCPKAEEFIKIQRREYVRVETPVDVAIQFKDYKYQLVTEDISAGGLAVMLKGEVAFKDGDEVKITIVLPYANGDVKYVITEATIVRIFEKDGKTISTIRLIDTDDVDQQHIVRFCFERQLVNRRKELNPFDF; from the coding sequence ATGGAAATAAAAATTGGTACACTTTTACAACTTGAACCTACTTATACAGAGCGTGTTGAAAAATTCCGCTGTAAAGTTGTAGAACAAAAAGATAATATTCTTTACATTGATTATCCGATAAATATTGAAACAAAAAAAACAGCATTTTTAATAGATGGCTCTGAATTTAGAGTAACTTTTCGTACCGAAGACAAACAATCCTTTGCTTTTAATACAGAAGTGATTGGGCGTAAAGCAGGCAACGTACCAATGATTATGTTGCATTGCCCAAAGGCAGAAGAATTTATCAAAATTCAACGTCGTGAGTATGTACGTGTGGAAACGCCTGTAGATGTGGCAATACAGTTTAAGGATTATAAATATCAGCTTGTCACAGAAGACATTAGTGCTGGCGGTTTAGCAGTTATGTTAAAAGGAGAAGTGGCTTTCAAAGACGGTGATGAGGTTAAGATCACAATCGTATTACCATATGCCAATGGGGATGTAAAATATGTTATTACGGAAGCAACTATCGTGCGGATCTTTGAAAAAGATGGCAAAACTATTTCAACGATTCGGTTAATCGATACAGATGATGTCGATCAGCAGCATATCGTACGTTTCTGTTTTGAACGTCAGCTAGTCAATCGACGTAAAGAATTAAACCCCTTTGACTTTTGA
- a CDS encoding (d)CMP kinase — protein MMKNIQIAIDGPAGAGKSTIAKIVAETLGFTYIDTGAMYRAVTYKAMQQNIHLDDETKLAEMLAASTIELKTSPQGQLVFLDGNNVSAEIRSNEVTSSVSQVAAHAKVRELLVAQQQKLAANGGVVMDGRDIATHVLKNAELKVFMSATVEERARRRLIDNQKRGIESSIEKLQEEIALRDKMDSEREASPLIQAEDAIFLDTTSLSIDDAAQAILRLAQGKMV, from the coding sequence ATGATGAAAAACATTCAAATTGCGATTGATGGTCCTGCTGGTGCTGGAAAAAGTACAATCGCTAAAATAGTTGCAGAAACTCTTGGATTTACTTATATCGATACAGGTGCAATGTATCGTGCAGTTACGTATAAAGCAATGCAGCAGAACATACATTTAGATGATGAAACAAAATTAGCAGAAATGCTTGCAGCAAGCACAATCGAATTAAAGACATCTCCGCAAGGGCAGCTTGTCTTTTTGGATGGTAATAATGTTTCAGCCGAAATCCGATCAAATGAGGTAACTTCCTCTGTTTCACAAGTAGCCGCTCATGCAAAGGTTCGAGAACTGTTAGTAGCACAGCAGCAAAAACTTGCAGCTAATGGTGGCGTTGTGATGGATGGGCGAGATATTGCTACACATGTGCTAAAAAATGCGGAATTAAAAGTCTTTATGTCTGCTACAGTAGAGGAACGGGCAAGACGCCGTTTAATTGACAATCAAAAGCGCGGGATAGAGTCATCCATTGAAAAGCTTCAGGAAGAAATTGCTCTGCGCGACAAAATGGATAGTGAGCGTGAAGCATCACCACTTATTCAAGCAGAGGATGCTATATTTTTAGATACGACATCATTGTCCATTGACGATGCAGCACAAGCTATTTTAAGATTAGCGCAAGGAAAAATGGTATAA
- a CDS encoding 30S ribosomal protein S1, whose protein sequence is MSEEMNYAEQTFNEGDIVKGIAEQVDEKAVTVSIPGAPFDGIVPISELSSLHIEKASDVISAGDELELMITKVEEENYVLSKRKVDALKAWDTLEQQFAAEEVFEAEVKDIVKGGLVVDLGVRGFVPASLVEDYFVDDFEGYKGKSLSFKIVELDKEKNRLILSHRAVVEAEKASQKKQVINDIQAGDVLNGKVQRIASFGAFIDLGGIDGLVHISQVSHEHVSDVSEVLSEGQEVKVKVLSVDPENERISLSIKETIPGPWSNIEERAAKGTVLDGKVKRLTSFGAFVEVFPGVEGLVHISQIAHKHINTPHEALKEGQEVQVKVLDVNGEEGRLALSIKDLLENPDAEEVIDYELPEENTGFSFGDVIGDKLKNFK, encoded by the coding sequence ATGTCTGAAGAAATGAACTATGCAGAACAAACGTTTAACGAAGGTGATATCGTCAAAGGTATTGCGGAGCAGGTTGATGAAAAAGCGGTAACTGTTTCAATTCCAGGTGCACCGTTTGATGGTATCGTACCAATCAGTGAATTATCAAGCTTACACATTGAAAAAGCGTCTGATGTTATCTCTGCTGGAGATGAATTAGAGTTGATGATTACAAAGGTTGAAGAAGAGAACTATGTCTTATCAAAACGTAAAGTTGATGCCTTAAAAGCATGGGATACACTTGAGCAACAATTTGCCGCTGAAGAAGTATTCGAAGCGGAAGTCAAAGATATTGTTAAAGGTGGTCTTGTCGTAGATTTAGGTGTACGTGGCTTCGTACCAGCATCACTTGTAGAAGACTACTTTGTTGACGATTTTGAAGGCTATAAAGGCAAATCACTGAGCTTTAAAATTGTCGAGCTTGATAAGGAAAAAAATCGTTTAATTTTATCACATCGTGCTGTGGTCGAAGCGGAAAAGGCTTCGCAAAAGAAACAAGTCATTAATGATATTCAAGCAGGTGACGTGTTAAACGGAAAAGTTCAACGAATTGCATCATTCGGAGCATTCATTGATCTTGGAGGTATTGATGGTCTTGTGCATATTTCACAAGTGTCGCATGAGCATGTAAGTGATGTGAGTGAGGTTTTATCAGAGGGACAAGAGGTAAAGGTAAAAGTTCTTTCAGTTGATCCAGAAAACGAGCGTATTTCATTGTCTATTAAGGAAACGATTCCTGGACCTTGGTCGAATATCGAGGAGCGTGCCGCTAAAGGAACTGTATTAGATGGCAAAGTAAAACGTCTAACGTCATTTGGCGCATTTGTGGAGGTTTTCCCGGGCGTAGAAGGTTTAGTGCATATTTCGCAAATCGCACATAAGCATATTAATACACCACATGAGGCTTTAAAAGAAGGACAAGAAGTACAAGTAAAAGTGCTTGACGTCAATGGGGAGGAAGGGCGTCTAGCTCTAAGCATTAAAGATTTACTTGAAAATCCTGACGCAGAAGAAGTAATTGACTATGAATTACCAGAAGAAAACACAGGCTTCTCTTTTGGTGATGTCATTGGTGATAAATTAAAGAACTTTAAATAA
- a CDS encoding ribosome biogenesis GTPase Der, producing the protein MTKPVVAIVGRPNVGKSTIFNRIVGERVSIVEDIPGVTRDRIYSSAEWLTHDFNIIDTGGIEIGDEPFLEQIRQQAEIAIEEADVIIFMTNGREGVTAADEQVAKILYKTKKPVVLAVNKIDNPDMREMIYDFYALGFGEPWPISGSHGLGLGDLLDECANHFPKEDEEQYGDDVIKFSLIGRPNVGKSSLVNAFLGQERVIVSNIAGTTRDAIDTPYEYDGQEYVIIDTAGMRKKGKVYETTEKYSVLRALRAIERSDVVLVVLNAEEGIQEQDKKIAGYAHEAGKAVVIVVNKWDAVEKDEKTMNVFTQQIREHFLFLDYAPIIFVSANTKQRVHQILPIIQRVSENHSMRIQSSILNEVIEDSVARNPAPSDKGRRLRIYYATQVAIQPPTFVIFVNEPELMHFSYERFLENRIRETFDFEGTPIRLITRARA; encoded by the coding sequence ATGACGAAACCAGTAGTAGCCATCGTAGGTCGTCCGAACGTAGGTAAGTCGACGATTTTTAATCGTATCGTTGGGGAACGTGTATCGATTGTGGAGGATATCCCAGGAGTAACACGTGACCGTATTTATAGTTCGGCAGAGTGGTTAACACATGACTTTAATATTATTGATACAGGTGGTATCGAGATTGGAGACGAGCCGTTTTTAGAGCAAATTCGCCAACAGGCTGAAATTGCGATTGAAGAAGCTGATGTTATTATTTTTATGACAAACGGTCGTGAGGGTGTAACAGCTGCAGACGAGCAAGTGGCTAAAATTTTATACAAAACAAAGAAACCAGTCGTTTTAGCAGTGAATAAAATTGATAATCCAGATATGCGCGAGATGATTTATGATTTCTATGCACTTGGCTTTGGAGAGCCTTGGCCGATTTCAGGCTCTCATGGCTTGGGCTTAGGGGATTTATTAGATGAATGTGCCAATCACTTCCCGAAAGAGGATGAAGAGCAATATGGGGATGATGTTATTAAATTCTCGCTCATTGGTCGTCCTAATGTAGGGAAATCCTCGTTAGTGAATGCATTTTTAGGGCAGGAACGCGTTATTGTTAGTAATATTGCTGGTACGACGCGCGATGCGATTGACACACCGTATGAGTACGATGGACAAGAATATGTCATTATTGATACAGCGGGTATGCGCAAAAAGGGGAAGGTCTATGAAACGACTGAGAAATATTCTGTGTTGCGCGCCTTACGTGCCATTGAACGCTCCGATGTTGTGCTAGTGGTGCTAAATGCAGAAGAGGGCATACAAGAGCAGGACAAAAAAATTGCCGGCTATGCGCATGAGGCTGGGAAAGCTGTTGTCATAGTTGTGAATAAATGGGATGCAGTTGAAAAAGATGAGAAGACAATGAACGTCTTTACACAACAAATTCGAGAGCACTTCTTATTCTTAGACTACGCACCAATTATTTTTGTATCAGCTAATACGAAACAACGGGTACATCAAATCTTACCGATTATCCAGCGTGTAAGTGAAAATCATTCAATGCGAATTCAATCATCTATTTTAAACGAAGTAATTGAAGATTCTGTGGCACGTAATCCAGCTCCCTCAGATAAAGGTCGCCGTTTACGTATTTACTATGCAACACAGGTTGCAATACAGCCGCCAACGTTTGTCATTTTTGTAAATGAACCTGAATTGATGCATTTCTCTTATGAACGTTTTTTAGAAAACCGTATTCGAGAAACATTTGATTTTGAAGGGACGCCAATTCGTTTAATTACTCGTGCTCGTGCCTAG